In the Serinus canaria isolate serCan28SL12 chromosome 22, serCan2020, whole genome shotgun sequence genome, one interval contains:
- the PROM2 gene encoding prominin-2 isoform X1 — MVNPPGIIQKIVLIQLEGTLGEKIQSEDELGNDSSPQAERSHCGQDVECSAGCNPHVPGIQERILPLSLCCCPRKVGDAAGGASSACAMIYFFAELLRTALNDPGSVRTSQVVQYELGYVVCAAVALLFTVAVPVAGMCFCYCRSRRRCGGRLRAHRRSLGCRRRCLLACLSFTSLIILVSVTCAFVTSQRVKGQMEPGLGAVPSTLRTLRQHLANVPQGVQMVVDKFEVAQKQIISDLAGLSRSVGLSIHAQLQAMTYAALADLQDRAGDLQTSLHHLQIVHRTARALAAARAELEPALRERRRRVVALLDDPRCTSCASVLGRAQSLQLGADYGKVPSVEKVLKALAGLPRSDFAEMIRQGNGTFNSIPELAVERMAQVIQDLRADLARTAEKVQSIADGFPLPDYTRPASEALAEAEQRSRPYLREAERFERYRWIAGTVLCSIILLILACNVTGMALGVYGLSKREDPSDYECRGEAGAKFLLVGVGLAFLFSWLLILLVFATFLVGGNIQTLVCRNWVNQEIYKFIDTPGNLPPSMNLSRQLNLRRDSNLSSAYRECRSGAGLWEVLQLDSSYDLDEHLRTPQYTADFQKRLGDFTADLGRVRLLRSEGRQDLETLARSGVDEVDYGRFQEEMKNPVVQTSLPGLARNLEGLQKMQRNSTVAGRLAAEARALWHMQNSTVQAQEALVAKLGESVQFLSRLAPHLKERVRRTLATTASVEARLPVQAQQILRQELGCFTRKELRYFTQYLNWVGQTLREDVASCQPLATALDNGRVILCDRIAEPWNAFWFSLGCCTFFLIPSIIFAVRLTKHFRPIRNRLMLFLPAAPKPPGSCIIWGFAAPQPAEVRAAKDFFPKGFRIFPEGFLQELPCPGISSAHGNHPGAPKIRVKTEDFGAGVGGGVREMLLPGAQTGNKKLPAGAGCVLKA; from the exons ATGGTAAATCCCCCAGGAATAATCCAGAAAATTGTCCTGATCCAACTGGAGGGCActctaggggaaaaaatacaaagtgaGGATGAGCTGGGTAATGATTCCTCACCTCAGGCAGAGCGATCCCACTGCGGCCAGGACGTCGAGTGTTCTGCTGGCTGCAATCCCCACGTCCCAGGGATTCAGGAGAGGatcctgcccctgtccctgtgctgctgccccaggaaggttggggatgcagcaggtggggcctcctctgcctgtgccatgatttatttttttgcagagctgctcaggacagccctGAACGACCCCGGCTCGGTGCGGACATCGCAG GTGGTGCAGTACGAGCTGGGCTATGTCGTCTGTGCCGCCGTGGCTCTGCTCTTCACCGTGGCCGTGCCGGTGGCCGGGATGTGCTTCTGCTACTGCCGGAGCCGGCGGCGCTGCGGGGGCCGCCTCCGCGCCCACCGCCGCTCGCTgggctgccgccgccgctgcctGCTGGCCTGCCTGTCCTTCACCTCCCTCATCATCCT GGTCAGCGTCACCTGCGCCTTCGTCACCAGCCAGCGGGTCAAGGGGCAGATGGAGCCGGGGCTGGGCGCCGTGCCCTCCACCCTGCGCACGCTGCGGCAGCACCTCGCCAATGTCCCCCAG GGTGTGCAGATGGTGGTGGACAAGTTCGAGGTGGCCCAAAAGCAGATCATCTCTGACCTGGCTG GGCTCAGCCGGAGCGTGGGGCTCTCCATCCATGCACAGCTCCAGGCCATGACCTACGCGGCGCTGGCTGACCTGCAGGACAGGGCCGGAG ACCTACAGACCTCGCTGCACCATTTACAGATCGTGCACAGGACGGCGCGGGCGCtggcggcggcgcgggccgAGCTGGAGCCGGCGCTGCGGGAGCGGAGGCGCCGCGTGGTCGCGCTCCTGGACGACCCGCGCTGCACCTCCTGCGCCAGCgtcctgggcagggcacagagcctgcagctgggcGCCGACTATGGCAAG GTGCCGTCGGTGGAGAAGGTGTTGAAGGCGCTGGCCGGTCTGCCCCGAAGTGACTTTGCGGAGATGATTCGCCAG GGCAATGGCACCTTCAACTCCATCCCGGAGCTGGCCGTGGAGAGGATGGCGCAGGTCATCCAGG ATCTGCGGGCCGATCTGGCCCGCACGGCGGAGAAGGTGCAGTCCATCGCCGACGGCTTCCCCCTGCCCGACTACACCCGGCCCGCGAGCGAGGCGCTGGCGGAGGCGGAGCAGCGGAGCCGGCCGTACCTGCGGGAGGCGGAGCGCTTCGAGCGCTACCG GTGGATCGCGGGCACGGTGCTGTGCTCcatcatcctcctcatcctcgcCTGCAACGTGACGGGAATGGCCCTGGGGGTGTACGGGCTTTCCAAGCGGGAGGACCCCAGCGACTACGAGTGCCGAGGAGAAGCTGGTGCCAAGTTTCTCCTGGT CGGCGTGGGCTTGGCTTTCCTGTTCTCCtggctcctcatcctcctggtTTTCGCCACCTTTCTGGTCGGGGGCAACATCCAGACGCTGGTTTGCAGGAATTGGGTCAACCAGGAGATTTATAAG TTCATCGACACCCCGGGGAATCTCCCTCCTTCCATGAACCTCAGCCGCCAGCTCAACCTCAGGAGGGACTCCAACCTCAGCTCGGCGTACCG GGAGTGCAGGAGCGGCGCGGGGCtctgggaggtgctgcagctcGACAGCTCCTACGACCTGGACGAGCACCTGAGAACCCCCCAG TACACGGCTGACTTCCAAAAACGCCTGGGAGACTTCACGGCCGACCTGGGGCGCGTGCGGCTGCTCCGCAGCGAGGGCAGGCAGGACCTGGAGACCTTGGCCCGCAGCGGGGTGGACGAGGTGGACTACGGGCGCTtccaggaggag ATGAAGAATCCCGTGGTGCAGACCAGCCTGCCCGGCCTGGCCAGGaacctggaggggctgcagaagATGCAG AGGAACAGCACGGTGGCCGGGCGGCTGGCGGCGGAGGCGAGGGCGCTGTGGCACATGCAGAACTCCACGGTGCAGGCGCAGGAGGCTTTGGTG GCAAAGCTGGGGGAAAGCGTCCAGTTCCTCTCCCGCTTGGCACCGCACCTCAAG GAGCGGGTGAGGAGGACGCTGGCCACCACGGCCTCGGTGGAAGCCCGGCTGCCCGTGCAGGCCCAGCAGATCCTGCGGCAG GAGCTCGGCTGCTTCACCAGGAAGGAGCTGCGCTATTTCACCCAGTACCTCAACTGGGTCGGGCAGACG CTGAGGGAGGACGTGGCGTCGTGCCAGCCGCTGGCCACGGCCCTGGACAACGGGCGGGTGATCCTGTGCGACCGCATCGCCGAGCCCTGG AACGCCTTCTGGttcagcctgggctgctgcacctTCTTCCTCATCCCCAGCATCATCTTCGCCGTCAGACTCACCAAACACTTCCGTCCCATCCGCAACCGCCTGAT GCTCTTCCTCCCCGCAGCCCCAAAACCTCCCGGTTCGTGCATTATTTGGGGCTTTGCTGCCCCTCAGCCTGCAGAGGTCAGAgctgcaaaggatttttttccaaagggattcaggatttttccagaaggattcctgcaggagctcccatGCCCAGGGATCTCCTCAGCCCACGGAAACCACCCCGGGGCACCGAAAATCAGGGTTAAAACAGAGGattttggggctggggtggggggaggtgTGCGGGAAATGCTCTTACCTGGGGCTcagacaggaaataaaaagctcccagctggagctggatgcGTTTTAAAAGCTTAA
- the PROM2 gene encoding prominin-2 isoform X4, producing the protein MRAAGLLLLAGAMLPAAGSQQCHPAGPGAVLRFTDRHAEIRVPALHRVPSSLDPLYGLVRRCLDLIQQNPLPTELLRTALNDPGSVRTSQVVQYELGYVVCAAVALLFTVAVPVAGMCFCYCRSRRRCGGRLRAHRRSLGCRRRCLLACLSFTSLIILVSVTCAFVTSQRVKGQMEPGLGAVPSTLRTLRQHLANVPQGVQMVVDKFEVAQKQIISDLAGLSRSVGLSIHAQLQAMTYAALADLQDRAGDLQTSLHHLQIVHRTARALAAARAELEPALRERRRRVVALLDDPRCTSCASVLGRAQSLQLGADYGKVPSVEKVLKALAGLPRSDFAEMIRQGNGTFNSIPELAVERMAQVIQDLRADLARTAEKVQSIADGFPLPDYTRPASEALAEAEQRSRPYLREAERFERYRWIAGTVLCSIILLILACNVTGMALGVYGLSKREDPSDYECRGEAGAKFLLVGVGLAFLFSWLLILLVFATFLVGGNIQTLVCRNWVNQEIYKFIDTPGNLPPSMNLSRQLNLRRDSNLSSAYRECRSGAGLWEVLQLDSSYDLDEHLRTPQYTADFQKRLGDFTADLGRVRLLRSEGRQDLETLARSGVDEVDYGRFQEEMKNPVVQTSLPGLARNLEGLQKMQRNSTVAGRLAAEARALWHMQNSTVQAQEALVAKLGESVQFLSRLAPHLKERVRRTLATTASVEARLPVQAQQILRQELGCFTRKELRYFTQYLNWVGQTLREDVASCQPLATALDNGRVILCDRIAEPWNAFWFSLGCCTFFLIPSIIFAVRLTKHFRPIRNRLISTGSEETCPFHIPRVTALKL; encoded by the exons ATGCGGGCGgccgggctgctgctgctggccggGGCGATGCTGCCAGCCgctggcagccagcagtgccacccgGCCGGCCCCGGGGCTGTGCTGCGCTTCACCGACAGGCACGCCGAGATCCGGGTGCCGGCGCTGCACCGCGTGCCCAGCTCGCTGGATCCCCTCTACGGCCTCGTCCGGCGCTGCCTGGACCTCATCCAGCAGAACCCGCTGCCCACAG agctgctcaggacagccctGAACGACCCCGGCTCGGTGCGGACATCGCAG GTGGTGCAGTACGAGCTGGGCTATGTCGTCTGTGCCGCCGTGGCTCTGCTCTTCACCGTGGCCGTGCCGGTGGCCGGGATGTGCTTCTGCTACTGCCGGAGCCGGCGGCGCTGCGGGGGCCGCCTCCGCGCCCACCGCCGCTCGCTgggctgccgccgccgctgcctGCTGGCCTGCCTGTCCTTCACCTCCCTCATCATCCT GGTCAGCGTCACCTGCGCCTTCGTCACCAGCCAGCGGGTCAAGGGGCAGATGGAGCCGGGGCTGGGCGCCGTGCCCTCCACCCTGCGCACGCTGCGGCAGCACCTCGCCAATGTCCCCCAG GGTGTGCAGATGGTGGTGGACAAGTTCGAGGTGGCCCAAAAGCAGATCATCTCTGACCTGGCTG GGCTCAGCCGGAGCGTGGGGCTCTCCATCCATGCACAGCTCCAGGCCATGACCTACGCGGCGCTGGCTGACCTGCAGGACAGGGCCGGAG ACCTACAGACCTCGCTGCACCATTTACAGATCGTGCACAGGACGGCGCGGGCGCtggcggcggcgcgggccgAGCTGGAGCCGGCGCTGCGGGAGCGGAGGCGCCGCGTGGTCGCGCTCCTGGACGACCCGCGCTGCACCTCCTGCGCCAGCgtcctgggcagggcacagagcctgcagctgggcGCCGACTATGGCAAG GTGCCGTCGGTGGAGAAGGTGTTGAAGGCGCTGGCCGGTCTGCCCCGAAGTGACTTTGCGGAGATGATTCGCCAG GGCAATGGCACCTTCAACTCCATCCCGGAGCTGGCCGTGGAGAGGATGGCGCAGGTCATCCAGG ATCTGCGGGCCGATCTGGCCCGCACGGCGGAGAAGGTGCAGTCCATCGCCGACGGCTTCCCCCTGCCCGACTACACCCGGCCCGCGAGCGAGGCGCTGGCGGAGGCGGAGCAGCGGAGCCGGCCGTACCTGCGGGAGGCGGAGCGCTTCGAGCGCTACCG GTGGATCGCGGGCACGGTGCTGTGCTCcatcatcctcctcatcctcgcCTGCAACGTGACGGGAATGGCCCTGGGGGTGTACGGGCTTTCCAAGCGGGAGGACCCCAGCGACTACGAGTGCCGAGGAGAAGCTGGTGCCAAGTTTCTCCTGGT CGGCGTGGGCTTGGCTTTCCTGTTCTCCtggctcctcatcctcctggtTTTCGCCACCTTTCTGGTCGGGGGCAACATCCAGACGCTGGTTTGCAGGAATTGGGTCAACCAGGAGATTTATAAG TTCATCGACACCCCGGGGAATCTCCCTCCTTCCATGAACCTCAGCCGCCAGCTCAACCTCAGGAGGGACTCCAACCTCAGCTCGGCGTACCG GGAGTGCAGGAGCGGCGCGGGGCtctgggaggtgctgcagctcGACAGCTCCTACGACCTGGACGAGCACCTGAGAACCCCCCAG TACACGGCTGACTTCCAAAAACGCCTGGGAGACTTCACGGCCGACCTGGGGCGCGTGCGGCTGCTCCGCAGCGAGGGCAGGCAGGACCTGGAGACCTTGGCCCGCAGCGGGGTGGACGAGGTGGACTACGGGCGCTtccaggaggag ATGAAGAATCCCGTGGTGCAGACCAGCCTGCCCGGCCTGGCCAGGaacctggaggggctgcagaagATGCAG AGGAACAGCACGGTGGCCGGGCGGCTGGCGGCGGAGGCGAGGGCGCTGTGGCACATGCAGAACTCCACGGTGCAGGCGCAGGAGGCTTTGGTG GCAAAGCTGGGGGAAAGCGTCCAGTTCCTCTCCCGCTTGGCACCGCACCTCAAG GAGCGGGTGAGGAGGACGCTGGCCACCACGGCCTCGGTGGAAGCCCGGCTGCCCGTGCAGGCCCAGCAGATCCTGCGGCAG GAGCTCGGCTGCTTCACCAGGAAGGAGCTGCGCTATTTCACCCAGTACCTCAACTGGGTCGGGCAGACG CTGAGGGAGGACGTGGCGTCGTGCCAGCCGCTGGCCACGGCCCTGGACAACGGGCGGGTGATCCTGTGCGACCGCATCGCCGAGCCCTGG AACGCCTTCTGGttcagcctgggctgctgcacctTCTTCCTCATCCCCAGCATCATCTTCGCCGTCAGACTCACCAAACACTTCCGTCCCATCCGCAACCGCCTGAT ctccacgGGCTCAGAGGAGACCTGTCCCTTCCACATCCCCCGGGTCACGGCGCTCAAGCTCTAG
- the PROM2 gene encoding prominin-2 isoform X2, with amino-acid sequence MRAAGLLLLAGAMLPAAGSQQCHPAGPGAVLRFTDRHAEIRVPALHRVPSSLDPLYGLVRRCLDLIQQNPLPTELLRTALNDPGSVRTSQVVQYELGYVVCAAVALLFTVAVPVAGMCFCYCRSRRRCGGRLRAHRRSLGCRRRCLLACLSFTSLIILVSVTCAFVTSQRVKGQMEPGLGAVPSTLRTLRQHLANVPQGVQMVVDKFEVAQKQIISDLAGLSRSVGLSIHAQLQAMTYAALADLQDRAGDLQTSLHHLQIVHRTARALAAARAELEPALRERRRRVVALLDDPRCTSCASVLGRAQSLQLGADYGKVPSVEKVLKALAGLPRSDFAEMIRQGNGTFNSIPELAVERMAQVIQDLRADLARTAEKVQSIADGFPLPDYTRPASEALAEAEQRSRPYLREAERFERYRWIAGTVLCSIILLILACNVTGMALGVYGLSKREDPSDYECRGEAGAKFLLVGVGLAFLFSWLLILLVFATFLVGGNIQTLVCRNWVNQEIYKFIDTPGNLPPSMNLSRQLNLRRDSNLSSAYRECRSGAGLWEVLQLDSSYDLDEHLRTPQYTADFQKRLGDFTADLGRVRLLRSEGRQDLETLARSGVDEVDYGRFQEEMKNPVVQTSLPGLARNLEGLQKMQRNSTVAGRLAAEARALWHMQNSTVQAQEALVAKLGESVQFLSRLAPHLKERVRRTLATTASVEARLPVQAQQILRQELGCFTRKELRYFTQYLNWVGQTLREDVASCQPLATALDNGRVILCDRIAEPWNAFWFSLGCCTFFLIPSIIFAVRLTKHFRPIRNRLMLFLPAAPKPPGSCIIWGFAAPQPAEVRAAKDFFPKGFRIFPEGFLQELPCPGISSAHGNHPGAPKIRVKTEDFGAGVGGGVREMLLPGAQTGNKKLPAGAGCVLKA; translated from the exons ATGCGGGCGgccgggctgctgctgctggccggGGCGATGCTGCCAGCCgctggcagccagcagtgccacccgGCCGGCCCCGGGGCTGTGCTGCGCTTCACCGACAGGCACGCCGAGATCCGGGTGCCGGCGCTGCACCGCGTGCCCAGCTCGCTGGATCCCCTCTACGGCCTCGTCCGGCGCTGCCTGGACCTCATCCAGCAGAACCCGCTGCCCACAG agctgctcaggacagccctGAACGACCCCGGCTCGGTGCGGACATCGCAG GTGGTGCAGTACGAGCTGGGCTATGTCGTCTGTGCCGCCGTGGCTCTGCTCTTCACCGTGGCCGTGCCGGTGGCCGGGATGTGCTTCTGCTACTGCCGGAGCCGGCGGCGCTGCGGGGGCCGCCTCCGCGCCCACCGCCGCTCGCTgggctgccgccgccgctgcctGCTGGCCTGCCTGTCCTTCACCTCCCTCATCATCCT GGTCAGCGTCACCTGCGCCTTCGTCACCAGCCAGCGGGTCAAGGGGCAGATGGAGCCGGGGCTGGGCGCCGTGCCCTCCACCCTGCGCACGCTGCGGCAGCACCTCGCCAATGTCCCCCAG GGTGTGCAGATGGTGGTGGACAAGTTCGAGGTGGCCCAAAAGCAGATCATCTCTGACCTGGCTG GGCTCAGCCGGAGCGTGGGGCTCTCCATCCATGCACAGCTCCAGGCCATGACCTACGCGGCGCTGGCTGACCTGCAGGACAGGGCCGGAG ACCTACAGACCTCGCTGCACCATTTACAGATCGTGCACAGGACGGCGCGGGCGCtggcggcggcgcgggccgAGCTGGAGCCGGCGCTGCGGGAGCGGAGGCGCCGCGTGGTCGCGCTCCTGGACGACCCGCGCTGCACCTCCTGCGCCAGCgtcctgggcagggcacagagcctgcagctgggcGCCGACTATGGCAAG GTGCCGTCGGTGGAGAAGGTGTTGAAGGCGCTGGCCGGTCTGCCCCGAAGTGACTTTGCGGAGATGATTCGCCAG GGCAATGGCACCTTCAACTCCATCCCGGAGCTGGCCGTGGAGAGGATGGCGCAGGTCATCCAGG ATCTGCGGGCCGATCTGGCCCGCACGGCGGAGAAGGTGCAGTCCATCGCCGACGGCTTCCCCCTGCCCGACTACACCCGGCCCGCGAGCGAGGCGCTGGCGGAGGCGGAGCAGCGGAGCCGGCCGTACCTGCGGGAGGCGGAGCGCTTCGAGCGCTACCG GTGGATCGCGGGCACGGTGCTGTGCTCcatcatcctcctcatcctcgcCTGCAACGTGACGGGAATGGCCCTGGGGGTGTACGGGCTTTCCAAGCGGGAGGACCCCAGCGACTACGAGTGCCGAGGAGAAGCTGGTGCCAAGTTTCTCCTGGT CGGCGTGGGCTTGGCTTTCCTGTTCTCCtggctcctcatcctcctggtTTTCGCCACCTTTCTGGTCGGGGGCAACATCCAGACGCTGGTTTGCAGGAATTGGGTCAACCAGGAGATTTATAAG TTCATCGACACCCCGGGGAATCTCCCTCCTTCCATGAACCTCAGCCGCCAGCTCAACCTCAGGAGGGACTCCAACCTCAGCTCGGCGTACCG GGAGTGCAGGAGCGGCGCGGGGCtctgggaggtgctgcagctcGACAGCTCCTACGACCTGGACGAGCACCTGAGAACCCCCCAG TACACGGCTGACTTCCAAAAACGCCTGGGAGACTTCACGGCCGACCTGGGGCGCGTGCGGCTGCTCCGCAGCGAGGGCAGGCAGGACCTGGAGACCTTGGCCCGCAGCGGGGTGGACGAGGTGGACTACGGGCGCTtccaggaggag ATGAAGAATCCCGTGGTGCAGACCAGCCTGCCCGGCCTGGCCAGGaacctggaggggctgcagaagATGCAG AGGAACAGCACGGTGGCCGGGCGGCTGGCGGCGGAGGCGAGGGCGCTGTGGCACATGCAGAACTCCACGGTGCAGGCGCAGGAGGCTTTGGTG GCAAAGCTGGGGGAAAGCGTCCAGTTCCTCTCCCGCTTGGCACCGCACCTCAAG GAGCGGGTGAGGAGGACGCTGGCCACCACGGCCTCGGTGGAAGCCCGGCTGCCCGTGCAGGCCCAGCAGATCCTGCGGCAG GAGCTCGGCTGCTTCACCAGGAAGGAGCTGCGCTATTTCACCCAGTACCTCAACTGGGTCGGGCAGACG CTGAGGGAGGACGTGGCGTCGTGCCAGCCGCTGGCCACGGCCCTGGACAACGGGCGGGTGATCCTGTGCGACCGCATCGCCGAGCCCTGG AACGCCTTCTGGttcagcctgggctgctgcacctTCTTCCTCATCCCCAGCATCATCTTCGCCGTCAGACTCACCAAACACTTCCGTCCCATCCGCAACCGCCTGAT GCTCTTCCTCCCCGCAGCCCCAAAACCTCCCGGTTCGTGCATTATTTGGGGCTTTGCTGCCCCTCAGCCTGCAGAGGTCAGAgctgcaaaggatttttttccaaagggattcaggatttttccagaaggattcctgcaggagctcccatGCCCAGGGATCTCCTCAGCCCACGGAAACCACCCCGGGGCACCGAAAATCAGGGTTAAAACAGAGGattttggggctggggtggggggaggtgTGCGGGAAATGCTCTTACCTGGGGCTcagacaggaaataaaaagctcccagctggagctggatgcGTTTTAAAAGCTTAA
- the PROM2 gene encoding prominin-2 isoform X3 codes for MVNPPGIIQKIVLIQLEGTLGEKIQSEDELGNDSSPQAERSHCGQDVECSAGCNPHVPGIQERILPLSLCCCPRKVGDAAGGASSACAMIYFFAELLRTALNDPGSVRTSQVVQYELGYVVCAAVALLFTVAVPVAGMCFCYCRSRRRCGGRLRAHRRSLGCRRRCLLACLSFTSLIILVSVTCAFVTSQRVKGQMEPGLGAVPSTLRTLRQHLANVPQGVQMVVDKFEVAQKQIISDLAGLSRSVGLSIHAQLQAMTYAALADLQDRAGDLQTSLHHLQIVHRTARALAAARAELEPALRERRRRVVALLDDPRCTSCASVLGRAQSLQLGADYGKVPSVEKVLKALAGLPRSDFAEMIRQGNGTFNSIPELAVERMAQVIQDLRADLARTAEKVQSIADGFPLPDYTRPASEALAEAEQRSRPYLREAERFERYRWIAGTVLCSIILLILACNVTGMALGVYGLSKREDPSDYECRGEAGAKFLLVGVGLAFLFSWLLILLVFATFLVGGNIQTLVCRNWVNQEIYKFIDTPGNLPPSMNLSRQLNLRRDSNLSSAYRECRSGAGLWEVLQLDSSYDLDEHLRTPQYTADFQKRLGDFTADLGRVRLLRSEGRQDLETLARSGVDEVDYGRFQEEMKNPVVQTSLPGLARNLEGLQKMQRNSTVAGRLAAEARALWHMQNSTVQAQEALVAKLGESVQFLSRLAPHLKERVRRTLATTASVEARLPVQAQQILRQELGCFTRKELRYFTQYLNWVGQTLREDVASCQPLATALDNGRVILCDRIAEPWNAFWFSLGCCTFFLIPSIIFAVRLTKHFRPIRNRLISTGSEETCPFHIPRVTALKL; via the exons ATGGTAAATCCCCCAGGAATAATCCAGAAAATTGTCCTGATCCAACTGGAGGGCActctaggggaaaaaatacaaagtgaGGATGAGCTGGGTAATGATTCCTCACCTCAGGCAGAGCGATCCCACTGCGGCCAGGACGTCGAGTGTTCTGCTGGCTGCAATCCCCACGTCCCAGGGATTCAGGAGAGGatcctgcccctgtccctgtgctgctgccccaggaaggttggggatgcagcaggtggggcctcctctgcctgtgccatgatttatttttttgcagagctgctcaggacagccctGAACGACCCCGGCTCGGTGCGGACATCGCAG GTGGTGCAGTACGAGCTGGGCTATGTCGTCTGTGCCGCCGTGGCTCTGCTCTTCACCGTGGCCGTGCCGGTGGCCGGGATGTGCTTCTGCTACTGCCGGAGCCGGCGGCGCTGCGGGGGCCGCCTCCGCGCCCACCGCCGCTCGCTgggctgccgccgccgctgcctGCTGGCCTGCCTGTCCTTCACCTCCCTCATCATCCT GGTCAGCGTCACCTGCGCCTTCGTCACCAGCCAGCGGGTCAAGGGGCAGATGGAGCCGGGGCTGGGCGCCGTGCCCTCCACCCTGCGCACGCTGCGGCAGCACCTCGCCAATGTCCCCCAG GGTGTGCAGATGGTGGTGGACAAGTTCGAGGTGGCCCAAAAGCAGATCATCTCTGACCTGGCTG GGCTCAGCCGGAGCGTGGGGCTCTCCATCCATGCACAGCTCCAGGCCATGACCTACGCGGCGCTGGCTGACCTGCAGGACAGGGCCGGAG ACCTACAGACCTCGCTGCACCATTTACAGATCGTGCACAGGACGGCGCGGGCGCtggcggcggcgcgggccgAGCTGGAGCCGGCGCTGCGGGAGCGGAGGCGCCGCGTGGTCGCGCTCCTGGACGACCCGCGCTGCACCTCCTGCGCCAGCgtcctgggcagggcacagagcctgcagctgggcGCCGACTATGGCAAG GTGCCGTCGGTGGAGAAGGTGTTGAAGGCGCTGGCCGGTCTGCCCCGAAGTGACTTTGCGGAGATGATTCGCCAG GGCAATGGCACCTTCAACTCCATCCCGGAGCTGGCCGTGGAGAGGATGGCGCAGGTCATCCAGG ATCTGCGGGCCGATCTGGCCCGCACGGCGGAGAAGGTGCAGTCCATCGCCGACGGCTTCCCCCTGCCCGACTACACCCGGCCCGCGAGCGAGGCGCTGGCGGAGGCGGAGCAGCGGAGCCGGCCGTACCTGCGGGAGGCGGAGCGCTTCGAGCGCTACCG GTGGATCGCGGGCACGGTGCTGTGCTCcatcatcctcctcatcctcgcCTGCAACGTGACGGGAATGGCCCTGGGGGTGTACGGGCTTTCCAAGCGGGAGGACCCCAGCGACTACGAGTGCCGAGGAGAAGCTGGTGCCAAGTTTCTCCTGGT CGGCGTGGGCTTGGCTTTCCTGTTCTCCtggctcctcatcctcctggtTTTCGCCACCTTTCTGGTCGGGGGCAACATCCAGACGCTGGTTTGCAGGAATTGGGTCAACCAGGAGATTTATAAG TTCATCGACACCCCGGGGAATCTCCCTCCTTCCATGAACCTCAGCCGCCAGCTCAACCTCAGGAGGGACTCCAACCTCAGCTCGGCGTACCG GGAGTGCAGGAGCGGCGCGGGGCtctgggaggtgctgcagctcGACAGCTCCTACGACCTGGACGAGCACCTGAGAACCCCCCAG TACACGGCTGACTTCCAAAAACGCCTGGGAGACTTCACGGCCGACCTGGGGCGCGTGCGGCTGCTCCGCAGCGAGGGCAGGCAGGACCTGGAGACCTTGGCCCGCAGCGGGGTGGACGAGGTGGACTACGGGCGCTtccaggaggag ATGAAGAATCCCGTGGTGCAGACCAGCCTGCCCGGCCTGGCCAGGaacctggaggggctgcagaagATGCAG AGGAACAGCACGGTGGCCGGGCGGCTGGCGGCGGAGGCGAGGGCGCTGTGGCACATGCAGAACTCCACGGTGCAGGCGCAGGAGGCTTTGGTG GCAAAGCTGGGGGAAAGCGTCCAGTTCCTCTCCCGCTTGGCACCGCACCTCAAG GAGCGGGTGAGGAGGACGCTGGCCACCACGGCCTCGGTGGAAGCCCGGCTGCCCGTGCAGGCCCAGCAGATCCTGCGGCAG GAGCTCGGCTGCTTCACCAGGAAGGAGCTGCGCTATTTCACCCAGTACCTCAACTGGGTCGGGCAGACG CTGAGGGAGGACGTGGCGTCGTGCCAGCCGCTGGCCACGGCCCTGGACAACGGGCGGGTGATCCTGTGCGACCGCATCGCCGAGCCCTGG AACGCCTTCTGGttcagcctgggctgctgcacctTCTTCCTCATCCCCAGCATCATCTTCGCCGTCAGACTCACCAAACACTTCCGTCCCATCCGCAACCGCCTGAT ctccacgGGCTCAGAGGAGACCTGTCCCTTCCACATCCCCCGGGTCACGGCGCTCAAGCTCTAG